From one Bacteroides fragilis NCTC 9343 genomic stretch:
- a CDS encoding LolA-like putative outer membrane lipoprotein chaperone, which produces MKQIIISIWIALLTLPVFAQQQMQAKVVLDKTAATFEKAGGIRAEFNVTVFNKSRMAGQSAGVIELKGEKFVLKTDDGITWFDGKTQWSYLRSSDEVNISNPTGTELQGLNPYALLQIYRHGFDYKIGSLKNFGGKPVYEVVLTATDKKRDLSRIVLYVSKETYQPLFIMMEQRDKSRSEITVTGYQTGLKYADGMFVFDKKQYPHAEVIDLR; this is translated from the coding sequence ATGAAGCAGATTATAATTAGCATTTGGATAGCTTTACTGACTTTGCCTGTGTTTGCTCAACAACAAATGCAGGCAAAAGTTGTGCTTGATAAGACGGCGGCCACATTTGAAAAGGCAGGCGGTATCCGTGCGGAATTCAACGTGACAGTGTTTAACAAAAGCAGGATGGCCGGACAGTCTGCCGGAGTCATCGAACTCAAAGGGGAAAAGTTTGTACTGAAAACAGACGATGGTATTACTTGGTTTGATGGTAAGACCCAGTGGAGCTATCTGAGAAGCAGTGATGAAGTTAATATCAGTAACCCTACCGGGACCGAATTGCAGGGCCTTAATCCGTATGCGCTTTTACAGATATACCGTCATGGCTTCGACTATAAGATCGGATCATTGAAGAACTTTGGTGGCAAACCGGTCTATGAGGTAGTATTGACTGCTACTGATAAGAAGAGAGATTTATCGCGAATTGTGCTTTATGTGAGTAAAGAGACTTATCAACCCTTGTTCATTATGATGGAACAACGTGATAAGAGTCGTAGCGAGATCACTGTGACTGGTTATCAGACAGGTTTGAAATATGCCGATGGTATGTTTGTGTTTGATAAGAAACAATATCCTCATGCCGAAGTGATTGATCTTCGGTAG
- the trxB gene encoding thioredoxin-disulfide reductase: protein METERIKCLIIGSGPAGYTAAIYAGRANLSPVLYEGIQPGGQLTTTTDVENFPGYPQGISGPQLMEDLRTQAERFGADIRFGIATASDLGQAPYKITIDGEKVIEADSLIIATGATAKYLGLDDEKKYAGMGVSACATCDGFFYRKKVVAVVGGGDTACEEAIYLAGLASKVYLVVRKPYLRASKIMQERVRKHDKIEVLFEHNVVGLFGENGVEGMNLVKRWEEPDEERYSLPIDGFFLAIGHKPNSDIFKPYLDTDEVGYITTDGDSPRTKVPGVFAAGDVADPHYRQAITAAGSGCKAAIEAERYLSEKGLI from the coding sequence ATGGAAACAGAAAGAATTAAATGCCTTATTATAGGTTCAGGACCAGCCGGCTATACAGCCGCTATCTATGCTGGACGTGCAAATTTGTCACCGGTGCTTTACGAAGGAATACAGCCGGGTGGACAGTTGACTACCACTACCGATGTAGAAAACTTCCCGGGCTATCCGCAAGGAATCAGCGGACCGCAATTGATGGAAGATCTTCGTACACAGGCCGAACGTTTTGGTGCTGACATCCGCTTTGGGATTGCTACCGCTTCTGATCTTGGTCAGGCTCCTTACAAAATTACAATCGATGGTGAAAAAGTAATCGAAGCCGATTCATTGATTATCGCCACCGGAGCTACAGCCAAATATTTAGGACTGGACGATGAAAAGAAGTATGCCGGTATGGGGGTAAGCGCTTGTGCTACTTGCGACGGTTTTTTCTATCGTAAGAAAGTGGTTGCTGTGGTAGGTGGTGGTGACACTGCTTGTGAAGAAGCGATCTATTTGGCCGGACTCGCTTCCAAGGTTTATCTGGTTGTGCGCAAGCCTTATCTTCGTGCTTCGAAAATTATGCAGGAGCGTGTGAGGAAACATGATAAGATTGAAGTACTTTTTGAGCATAATGTAGTTGGTCTTTTCGGTGAGAACGGTGTAGAAGGTATGAATCTTGTGAAACGTTGGGAGGAGCCCGATGAAGAACGCTATTCATTACCTATCGACGGTTTCTTCCTTGCTATCGGGCATAAACCGAATTCGGACATCTTTAAACCCTATCTGGATACTGATGAAGTGGGATATATTACCACCGACGGTGACAGTCCTCGTACCAAGGTACCCGGAGTATTTGCTGCAGGTGACGTAGCTGATCCGCATTATCGTCAGGCTATTACAGCAGCCGGAAGCGGATGTAAAGCTGCTATTGAAGCTGAACGCTATCTGTCTGAAAAGGGATTGATCTAA